One genomic segment of Myxococcales bacterium includes these proteins:
- a CDS encoding VWA domain-containing protein: protein MMLFAGLPFGTLVTIAAAAGGLTVLFYILKLRRRPVAVPFSRIWERILRDKEATSWWSRLKRLLSLLLQLALLSLLILALGDPRITGALIQGRNIIVLVDASASMKAKDVYPSRIEQAKTEVKKLVRGISGSDRMLVAQMDAAIMPLSTMTGELSDLDAAVDQLHATDTRADVKRGLRFALDSLSGLSKPEIVLVSDGAVGDPKELSEGLDFEGVEVRYVPVGKSSKNVAITGFSVRRYPLDKARYEVMLEVTNTNDEPADVELTLIGDGQVVDVTRISLQPNEKLPRFYKDLAGASRTLEAKISLGNGESDDLPADDHAFALMPERRRARVLVVTPGNTYLEATLLLDEYLDVTSVAPAKYPPPGNFDVTIFDGVAPPLAPNTGGSLYLNPPPEGGPVKLAKAITEFGFDVWDKKHPIVRWMSMGDIQVAKGNAFKPEKEDKVIGASEAGPILVSGRRSGRKFVALGFDPRDSDFVLRVAWPLFVLNTINDFIEEDTSYVSSFFTGDVWNIPAPSGAEVATLKAPDGKTHSIPVKEGRAVYLGDQAGFYELLVKTEPEPTTSMFAANLSNLDESRIKPADTLDIGGKPAILPSGFDPGMRREIWLYLLLAAVIVSTIEWFTYHRRITV from the coding sequence CTGATGCTGTTCGCGGGCCTGCCCTTCGGGACACTCGTCACGATCGCCGCTGCGGCCGGTGGGCTGACGGTTTTGTTCTACATCCTGAAGCTGCGCCGGCGCCCGGTGGCCGTGCCCTTCAGCCGCATCTGGGAGCGCATCTTGCGCGACAAGGAGGCGACCAGCTGGTGGTCGCGCCTCAAGCGCCTGTTGTCTCTGCTCTTGCAGCTGGCGCTGCTCAGCCTGTTGATCTTGGCCCTGGGTGATCCGCGCATCACGGGCGCGCTGATCCAGGGGCGCAACATCATCGTGCTCGTGGACGCCAGCGCCAGCATGAAGGCCAAGGACGTCTACCCGTCGCGCATCGAGCAGGCGAAGACGGAGGTGAAGAAGCTGGTGCGCGGCATCAGCGGCTCCGACCGCATGCTGGTGGCACAGATGGACGCCGCCATCATGCCGCTCTCCACCATGACGGGTGAGCTCAGCGATCTGGACGCGGCGGTAGATCAGCTCCACGCAACGGACACTCGCGCCGACGTGAAGCGCGGGCTCCGGTTCGCCCTCGACAGCTTGAGCGGCCTCTCCAAGCCGGAGATCGTGCTGGTCAGCGACGGCGCGGTCGGAGATCCGAAGGAGCTGTCCGAGGGGCTCGACTTCGAGGGGGTCGAGGTGCGCTACGTGCCGGTGGGCAAGAGCAGCAAGAACGTTGCCATCACCGGCTTCTCCGTGCGGCGTTACCCGCTCGACAAGGCGCGCTACGAGGTGATGCTCGAGGTCACCAACACGAACGACGAGCCGGCCGACGTCGAGCTCACGCTGATTGGTGATGGCCAGGTCGTCGACGTGACGCGCATCTCGCTGCAGCCGAACGAAAAACTGCCACGGTTCTACAAGGACCTGGCGGGTGCCAGCCGCACCCTGGAGGCCAAGATCTCGCTCGGCAACGGCGAGAGCGACGATCTGCCGGCGGACGATCACGCGTTTGCGCTGATGCCGGAGCGCCGGCGCGCGCGGGTGCTGGTGGTGACCCCGGGCAACACCTACCTCGAAGCAACCCTGTTGCTCGACGAGTACCTGGACGTCACGAGTGTGGCGCCGGCGAAGTACCCGCCGCCCGGCAACTTCGACGTCACGATCTTCGACGGAGTGGCGCCGCCGCTCGCGCCCAACACCGGCGGTTCGTTGTACTTGAACCCGCCGCCCGAGGGCGGGCCGGTCAAGCTGGCGAAGGCCATCACCGAGTTCGGCTTCGACGTGTGGGACAAGAAACACCCGATCGTGCGCTGGATGAGCATGGGTGACATCCAGGTCGCGAAGGGCAACGCTTTCAAGCCTGAGAAAGAAGACAAGGTGATCGGCGCCAGCGAGGCGGGGCCGATCTTGGTCTCGGGGCGGCGCAGTGGACGAAAATTCGTCGCGCTCGGTTTCGACCCGCGCGACAGCGACTTCGTGCTGCGGGTGGCCTGGCCGCTGTTCGTGCTCAACACCATCAACGACTTCATCGAAGAGGACACGAGCTACGTGTCGTCGTTTTTCACCGGTGACGTGTGGAACATCCCGGCGCCGAGCGGCGCAGAGGTGGCCACGCTGAAGGCACCCGACGGCAAGACCCACAGCATTCCGGTCAAGGAAGGCCGCGCTGTCTACCTGGGGGACCAGGCGGGCTTCTACGAGCTCTTGGTCAAGACGGAGCCGGAGCCCACGACCAGCATGTTCGCGGCGAACCTGTCGAACCTGGACGAGAGCCGGATCAAACCCGCTGACACGCTGGACATCGGCGGCAAACCGGCGATCTTGCCCAGCGGCTTCGACCCCGGCATGCGGCGTGAGATCTGGCTCTATCTGCTGCTCGCGGCGGTCATCGTCTCGACCATCGAGTGGTTCACTTATCACCGGAGGATCACGGTGTGA
- a CDS encoding VWA domain-containing protein: MSPRLRKIIWGLFIVLVGAGLFWAYQRYVIGPHAPAFKWVREGKNYELLEPRTLGLLLLAPLLLFLLGRSLADLPWQQRVLAVLFRVMFIGLVALGLARLARTAETSKVATVFVVDVSDSVEDPSLEDARKTLEAAIDARGKEDVIRLITFAKRPRLIELKEEGGKPVVPSAQELRDSTKETLQKLGVDKPGAGSDVQAGMQLGYGVFPPGYLKRMVLITDGVETSGDMLAESNRARGFDVKVFSVPFRRPPPGEVALRSLQVPEKVDIGQPFDVIANVYSSRATKARAQLYQGESLNGLDSIRDLELKPGENEVKFKSVVRVGGQVTYALKLSSIKDDKFPENNQYAVTVDVPGRPTVLYVEGQPQRATYLSGALTAQQFDVDVRGPSGFPSSVKELERYDFVVVSDVAREAFGEASQDLVERYVRDLGGGFLFAGGEAGYGLGGWAHTTMERILPVRMDAERKKEMPSVAMALVIDRSGSMTGLPMEMAKSACKATVTTLEGDDLIEIIAFDSTPIRYVKFQPARYRSRINNEIARVQPGGGTEIFPALDMAYQDISVVQARKKHVILLTDGRAPTQGLKDVVQAMIAENITLTTVGLGDGADHELLRMLADTGGGRYHAVPDPNSLPKIFTRETEMIARQAAVEEWFPVQTVTNADFLKGISVGSAPLLHGYVATQMKEAPAQLILASDNGEPILARWRVGLGYTLAWTSDVKNLWAVDWLRWSGFGKFWGQLVREHMRHKHRRELDMKTEVVGGKVHAVVDAFTVDERFDNEIESKLFVIGPEPGGERREFPMRQTAPGRYEADFQLEKYGSFLLRAEHNKTNKKGETSNVGMSYGHVSNPYPREYASFEPDLERLSRAALAGGGKVDPEPKELFDPGGEKIVYFEQLWSRFIMAAIVMFLLDLLVRRIRIFDRKFVPKKKRAS, from the coding sequence GTGAGCCCGCGCCTGCGCAAAATAATCTGGGGTCTGTTCATCGTGCTGGTCGGCGCCGGGCTGTTCTGGGCCTATCAGCGTTACGTCATCGGGCCCCACGCGCCCGCGTTCAAGTGGGTGCGCGAGGGCAAGAACTACGAGCTGCTCGAGCCGCGCACGCTCGGCTTGCTTCTGCTCGCGCCGCTGCTCTTGTTTCTGCTCGGCCGCTCGCTGGCAGATCTGCCGTGGCAGCAGCGGGTGCTGGCGGTGCTGTTTCGGGTGATGTTCATCGGGCTCGTGGCGCTTGGCCTGGCGCGTCTCGCCCGCACCGCCGAGACCTCGAAGGTGGCGACGGTCTTTGTCGTGGATGTGAGTGACTCGGTCGAAGATCCGTCGCTCGAAGACGCTCGCAAGACCCTCGAGGCTGCCATCGACGCGCGCGGCAAAGAGGACGTCATCCGGTTGATCACGTTCGCGAAACGACCGCGGCTGATCGAGCTCAAGGAAGAAGGTGGCAAGCCCGTGGTGCCGTCGGCCCAGGAGCTGCGGGACAGCACCAAGGAGACTCTGCAGAAGCTCGGCGTCGACAAACCCGGCGCCGGCAGCGACGTGCAGGCGGGCATGCAGCTCGGTTACGGGGTGTTCCCGCCGGGGTATCTCAAGCGCATGGTGTTGATCACGGACGGCGTCGAGACCAGCGGGGACATGCTCGCCGAGTCGAATCGCGCCCGTGGTTTCGACGTGAAGGTGTTCAGCGTGCCGTTCCGGCGGCCGCCGCCGGGTGAGGTCGCGCTGCGCTCACTTCAGGTTCCGGAGAAGGTCGACATTGGCCAGCCCTTCGACGTGATCGCCAACGTGTATTCGAGCCGCGCCACCAAGGCGCGGGCGCAGCTCTACCAGGGTGAGTCGCTGAACGGGCTGGACTCGATCCGTGATCTGGAGCTGAAACCGGGCGAGAACGAGGTCAAGTTCAAGAGTGTCGTGCGTGTCGGCGGGCAGGTCACGTACGCGCTCAAGCTCAGCAGCATCAAGGACGACAAGTTCCCCGAGAACAACCAGTACGCCGTGACCGTGGACGTGCCGGGTCGCCCGACCGTGCTCTACGTCGAGGGGCAGCCGCAGCGCGCCACGTACCTGTCGGGCGCGCTGACCGCGCAGCAGTTCGACGTCGACGTGCGAGGGCCAAGCGGCTTTCCGAGCAGCGTCAAGGAGCTGGAGCGCTACGACTTCGTCGTCGTGTCGGATGTGGCGCGTGAGGCTTTTGGCGAGGCCTCACAAGATCTGGTCGAGAGATACGTGCGCGACCTCGGTGGCGGCTTTTTGTTCGCCGGTGGTGAGGCCGGCTACGGGCTCGGCGGCTGGGCGCACACGACCATGGAGCGCATCTTGCCGGTTCGCATGGACGCGGAGCGCAAGAAGGAGATGCCGAGCGTCGCGATGGCGCTTGTCATCGATCGCTCGGGCTCGATGACGGGCTTGCCGATGGAGATGGCCAAGAGCGCCTGCAAGGCCACGGTCACCACGCTCGAGGGAGACGATCTGATCGAGATCATCGCCTTCGACTCGACGCCGATCCGCTACGTGAAGTTCCAGCCGGCGCGGTACCGCAGCCGGATCAACAACGAGATTGCGCGGGTTCAGCCCGGCGGTGGCACCGAGATCTTTCCGGCCCTGGACATGGCGTACCAGGACATCTCGGTGGTCCAAGCCCGGAAGAAACACGTGATCTTGCTCACCGACGGTCGGGCGCCGACTCAAGGGCTCAAGGACGTCGTGCAGGCGATGATCGCCGAGAACATCACACTCACCACCGTGGGCCTGGGCGACGGCGCCGACCACGAGCTTCTGCGCATGCTGGCGGACACCGGCGGCGGGCGTTACCACGCGGTGCCGGACCCCAACAGCCTGCCGAAGATCTTCACGCGTGAGACCGAGATGATCGCGCGCCAGGCGGCCGTCGAGGAGTGGTTCCCGGTTCAAACGGTGACCAACGCCGACTTCCTGAAGGGGATCAGTGTCGGGTCGGCGCCGCTCTTGCACGGCTACGTCGCGACGCAGATGAAAGAGGCGCCGGCGCAGCTGATCTTGGCGAGTGACAACGGCGAGCCGATCTTGGCGCGCTGGCGGGTTGGCCTTGGTTACACGCTGGCGTGGACGAGTGACGTGAAGAACCTGTGGGCCGTCGACTGGCTGCGCTGGTCGGGCTTCGGAAAGTTCTGGGGTCAGCTGGTGCGCGAGCACATGCGGCACAAACACCGCCGTGAGCTCGACATGAAGACCGAGGTCGTCGGTGGCAAGGTGCACGCGGTCGTGGATGCGTTCACCGTCGACGAGCGCTTCGACAACGAGATCGAGAGCAAACTCTTCGTCATCGGTCCGGAGCCGGGCGGAGAGCGGCGCGAGTTCCCCATGCGCCAGACCGCGCCGGGGCGATACGAGGCCGATTTCCAGCTGGAGAAATACGGGTCGTTCTTGCTGCGCGCGGAGCACAACAAGACCAACAAGAAGGGAGAGACGAGCAACGTGGGCATGAGCTACGGCCACGTCTCGAACCCCTACCCGCGGGAGTACGCGAGCTTCGAGCCTGATCTGGAGCGCTTGTCGCGCGCGGCGCTCGCCGGCGGCGGCAAGGTCGACCCGGAGCCCAAAGAGCTGTTCGATCCCGGTGGTGAAAAGATCGTCTACTTCGAGCAGCTCTGGAGCCGCTTCATCATGGCGGCCATCGTGATGTTCCTGCTGGATCTACTGGTGCGAAGGATCCGGATCTTCGACCGCAAGTTCGTCCCCAAAAAGAAGCGCGCCTCCTGA
- a CDS encoding DUF2330 domain-containing protein, producing MHSHHALVAALAIPFVTWLSSSPALACGGMIGSNEQHAAGMNAQRVLIAEGEASTAIVVSVGYEGADGDNAFVLPLQRAPAQVADADRAIFDELEQLTAPRISVIDRTARTPSGSGCGCAGGDKSAGAPGGAGRGEEVTVVQRGETETYQYVVVGGGSGASLQEWLSKEQFPVPAQLQASLDSYAKRDWLFLAARIRPTASAGSLAPIEIHYAKLPLEELEYPFALSAESVKEPARVEVLLYLAGARPFLPANYRAARIAAGVKAISPTRSNYDEVFTRMTETGAFVLESGMVNFRASFFAERSTAPPSPLATTAPRMFPKGIHLARLRGRLGHAQLVDMKFKSVAEAAIATSNDITVFWDPPTTSGAFGALFGLTLLRRRSRPERAKR from the coding sequence ATGCACTCTCATCATGCCCTGGTGGCGGCGTTGGCCATCCCATTCGTCACTTGGCTCTCCAGCTCCCCCGCGTTGGCTTGCGGCGGCATGATTGGAAGCAACGAGCAGCATGCCGCCGGCATGAACGCCCAGCGGGTGCTGATCGCCGAGGGCGAGGCGAGCACTGCGATCGTCGTGAGCGTCGGTTACGAAGGCGCCGATGGCGACAATGCCTTCGTGCTACCGCTGCAGCGCGCACCCGCTCAGGTCGCCGACGCGGATCGGGCCATCTTCGACGAGTTGGAGCAGCTGACCGCCCCGCGCATTAGTGTGATCGACCGGACCGCGCGAACGCCCTCCGGCAGCGGCTGTGGCTGCGCGGGTGGTGACAAGAGCGCCGGCGCGCCGGGCGGTGCCGGGCGGGGTGAAGAAGTCACCGTCGTTCAGCGCGGTGAGACAGAGACCTATCAATACGTCGTCGTTGGGGGAGGCTCGGGAGCCTCGCTGCAAGAGTGGCTGAGCAAGGAACAGTTCCCGGTGCCCGCGCAGCTCCAAGCTTCGCTCGACAGCTACGCCAAGCGCGACTGGCTGTTTCTGGCGGCTCGAATTCGGCCCACCGCGTCGGCGGGTTCCCTCGCGCCGATCGAGATCCACTATGCCAAGCTGCCGCTCGAGGAGCTCGAGTACCCGTTCGCGCTCTCAGCGGAGTCCGTCAAAGAGCCGGCGCGGGTGGAGGTGCTGCTGTACCTGGCTGGCGCGAGGCCATTTCTTCCGGCCAACTACCGCGCGGCGCGCATCGCAGCCGGGGTGAAGGCCATCTCTCCGACGCGCAGCAACTACGACGAAGTCTTCACGCGCATGACGGAGACGGGTGCGTTCGTACTCGAGAGCGGAATGGTGAACTTTCGAGCCAGCTTCTTCGCCGAGCGCAGCACGGCCCCGCCGAGCCCGCTGGCGACGACTGCGCCTCGAATGTTCCCCAAGGGGATCCACCTCGCGCGCCTGCGGGGTCGGCTCGGTCACGCGCAGCTCGTCGACATGAAGTTCAAATCCGTAGCGGAGGCGGCGATCGCGACGAGCAACGACATCACCGTGTTCTGGGACCCACCGACGACCAGCGGAGCGTTCGGCGCGCTGTTCGGCCTCACTCTGCTCAGGCGTCGCTCACGGCCCGAGCGCGCGAAACGCTGA
- a CDS encoding response regulator: MPDETKTLVLVADDEPSTRALVVGHLKRRGYRVVEATDGDEAWTLAHEHLPDLVVLDVMMPGMSGWEVCRKIREAVSLAHTGVVMLTGIGEHLNEMTSPLYGADAYLDKPFEFSMLDARVQETLARRRAGQVGRGDSPNAGTPKKAKAAKPAAKKAAPKKNAENAENAENAKSAKSAKKNPKKSAKKGKVVEAKAAAPSKKAKVAKPSKTAKQAPKAKKTAKPAKPAPKAKKTAKRAKPAKPTPKAKKTAKRAKPAKQAPKAKKTAKRAKPAKPAPKRKKK, from the coding sequence ATGCCCGACGAGACGAAGACTCTAGTTTTGGTGGCGGACGACGAGCCGAGCACACGCGCGCTGGTGGTCGGACACCTCAAACGCAGAGGCTATCGCGTCGTCGAGGCAACGGACGGGGATGAGGCCTGGACCCTTGCGCACGAGCACCTGCCGGACCTGGTGGTGCTCGACGTGATGATGCCGGGCATGAGCGGCTGGGAGGTGTGTCGCAAGATCCGTGAGGCCGTGTCGCTGGCGCACACGGGCGTCGTGATGCTGACGGGGATCGGGGAGCACCTGAACGAGATGACGTCTCCGCTCTACGGCGCGGATGCTTACCTCGACAAGCCCTTCGAGTTTTCGATGTTGGATGCGCGCGTTCAAGAGACGCTGGCGCGTCGGCGTGCGGGTCAGGTCGGGCGAGGTGACAGCCCGAATGCGGGGACACCGAAGAAGGCGAAGGCGGCTAAACCCGCAGCGAAGAAGGCGGCTCCCAAGAAGAACGCGGAGAACGCAGAGAACGCAGAGAACGCAAAGAGCGCAAAGAGCGCAAAGAAGAACCCAAAGAAGAGCGCGAAGAAGGGCAAGGTCGTAGAGGCCAAAGCCGCGGCGCCGAGCAAGAAAGCGAAAGTCGCCAAGCCCAGCAAGACCGCGAAGCAGGCGCCCAAAGCCAAGAAGACCGCCAAGCCCGCGAAGCCGGCGCCCAAAGCCAAGAAGACCGCCAAGCGCGCCAAGCCCGCGAAGCCGACGCCCAAAGCCAAGAAGACTGCCAAGCGCGCCAAGCCCGCGAAGCAGGCGCCCAAAGCCAAGAAGACCGCCAAGCGCGCCAAGCCCGCGAAGCCGGCGCCCAAGCGCAAGAAGAAGTAA
- a CDS encoding MBL fold metallo-hydrolase, with the protein MQPFQDAFRELGLDGRLDVLPIPSGYPSPKHVNLILRRHAGTTYLFECGPARPDVIEETRRALEAHGVRKLDALLVTHCHGDHAGSAGIVAGHGRPEGERAPVYLHSAGYRFLTHPEAAFLNETYEIFQTRAHWGLHEYNAFSDEQMLNNALRKRFSGYFARTPKGALSFVDAGKLPPGMLALETPGHSLDCVLYYDTELQIAVPGDTIICTGLVDKPETHGYVIPIFTVAGQSYSVAYERFLESIRVLREFFRTYSVRAVLAPHGKFAVTRPLEWVEFAEGYFRGIYRALLDDFFGEAERRNKPFRACDLNAFVPSAGSHPISTPSHTFGMLCTLADEGFLSLEEHPHTRQITFTLEALPPADYVERRLAEPVSRLPIFGGPS; encoded by the coding sequence ATGCAGCCTTTTCAAGATGCCTTTCGTGAGCTCGGCCTCGATGGTCGCCTCGACGTGTTGCCGATTCCGAGCGGCTATCCCAGCCCGAAACACGTGAACCTGATCCTGCGCCGGCACGCGGGCACGACCTACCTGTTCGAGTGCGGGCCGGCGCGCCCCGACGTCATCGAGGAGACGCGGCGTGCGCTCGAGGCTCACGGCGTACGCAAGCTGGACGCGCTCTTGGTCACACACTGTCATGGCGATCACGCGGGCAGCGCCGGCATCGTTGCGGGTCACGGCCGACCGGAAGGGGAACGGGCGCCGGTGTATCTGCACTCGGCGGGCTACCGATTCTTGACCCATCCCGAGGCGGCGTTTCTCAACGAGACCTACGAGATCTTTCAGACCCGCGCCCATTGGGGCTTGCACGAGTACAACGCGTTCAGCGACGAACAGATGCTGAACAACGCGCTACGCAAGCGCTTCAGCGGCTACTTCGCCCGCACACCGAAGGGGGCGCTCTCGTTCGTCGACGCCGGCAAACTGCCGCCCGGCATGCTGGCTCTCGAGACGCCGGGGCACTCGCTGGACTGTGTGCTGTATTACGACACCGAGCTTCAGATCGCGGTCCCGGGCGACACGATCATCTGCACCGGCCTGGTCGACAAACCCGAGACGCACGGCTACGTGATCCCGATCTTCACCGTCGCCGGCCAGTCGTACTCGGTGGCCTACGAGCGGTTTCTGGAAAGCATCCGAGTCCTGCGCGAGTTCTTTCGAACCTACAGCGTCCGCGCGGTGCTCGCGCCCCACGGCAAGTTCGCGGTGACCCGGCCCCTCGAGTGGGTCGAGTTTGCGGAGGGGTATTTCCGCGGCATCTATCGGGCGCTGCTGGATGACTTTTTCGGTGAAGCCGAGCGCCGCAACAAACCGTTTCGCGCGTGTGATCTGAACGCCTTCGTTCCTAGTGCGGGCTCCCATCCCATTTCGACGCCCAGCCACACCTTCGGCATGCTGTGTACGCTGGCCGACGAGGGTTTCCTTTCACTGGAGGAGCACCCGCACACACGGCAGATCACCTTCACTCTCGAGGCGCTGCCGCCTGCGGACTACGTCGAACGACGTCTGGCGGAGCCGGTGAGTCGGCTGCCGATCTTCGGCGGGCCGAGCTGA
- a CDS encoding DUF58 domain-containing protein, whose amino-acid sequence MSLLDVFKRATAPVSRRLGPVSRRFGMAKPAKEDLFGDDFQKKLETLAIVSRRVFAGRQRAERRTKKKGSGIEFADHRDYSAGDDFRSVDWNIFQRFGRLLVRLYEEEEDLSIYFIIDCSTSMGFGDGRKFDQARRLTAALAYVGLANLDRVTIVSATDEIVARMPTTRGKGRIFKVFDFLRRIECDGQTGLEDSLKTFVAQHKRRGLAVLISDLYDPAGFEAGINVLRYNKFEPYVLHIVDPAEAHPALKGDVRIYDCETGDEREVTVTAKMLERMERAWNDYRDDIERFCTKHQVPYFAGDVETPFDELVLRVFRRGGFLR is encoded by the coding sequence ATGAGCCTCCTCGACGTCTTCAAGCGTGCGACGGCGCCGGTGTCCCGGCGTCTGGGTCCCGTCTCGCGCCGCTTCGGCATGGCCAAGCCGGCGAAGGAAGACCTGTTCGGCGACGACTTCCAGAAGAAGCTGGAGACCCTCGCGATCGTCAGTCGGCGGGTGTTCGCCGGCCGTCAGCGCGCGGAGCGACGCACCAAAAAGAAGGGCAGCGGCATCGAGTTCGCCGACCACCGCGACTACAGCGCGGGGGACGATTTTCGCTCCGTCGACTGGAACATCTTCCAGCGCTTCGGCCGGCTGCTCGTGCGGCTGTACGAAGAAGAGGAAGATCTCAGCATCTATTTCATCATCGACTGCTCGACCAGCATGGGTTTCGGCGACGGGCGCAAGTTCGATCAGGCACGACGGCTCACCGCCGCGCTGGCCTACGTCGGGCTCGCCAACCTCGATCGTGTGACCATCGTGTCGGCGACGGACGAGATCGTGGCGCGCATGCCCACGACGCGGGGCAAGGGTCGCATCTTCAAGGTGTTCGATTTCCTGCGGCGCATCGAGTGCGATGGGCAGACCGGGCTGGAGGACAGCCTGAAGACCTTCGTCGCTCAGCACAAACGCCGCGGCCTGGCGGTGCTGATCAGCGATCTCTACGATCCGGCTGGCTTCGAGGCGGGCATCAACGTGCTTCGCTACAACAAGTTCGAGCCGTACGTGCTGCACATCGTCGACCCGGCCGAGGCTCACCCCGCGCTCAAGGGCGACGTTCGCATCTACGACTGTGAGACCGGCGACGAGCGCGAGGTGACCGTCACGGCCAAGATGCTGGAGCGCATGGAGCGCGCTTGGAACGACTACCGCGACGACATCGAGCGCTTCTGCACCAAACACCAGGTCCCCTATTTCGCCGGTGACGTCGAGACCCCCTTCGACGAGCTGGTCTTGCGAGTCTTTCGCCGTGGAGGGTTCCTGCGCTGA
- a CDS encoding MoxR family ATPase, translating into MSEEEAKAEVEAFRKKIGALREEIARIIVGHREVVDGVLTCMLAGSHALLEGVPGLGKTMLVRTLADAVGLNFSRIQFTPDLMPADIIGTTVIEEAGGGKHAFEFRKGPVFANIVLADEINRATPKTQSALLEAMQEHRVTVGRTTYVIEEPYFVMATQNPLEMEGTYPLPEAQLDRFFFKLQVPFPNREDLHAIIERTTTDYSAKVESVVSAEDILGMQALVRTVPVARHVQDYAVRLLQATHPDGPDAPEKVRRYARVGASPRGAQSVLLAAKIRALFEGRFAASIDDVKASAAPALRHRMLLNFEGEAEGVKTDDCIREILEELPEAKT; encoded by the coding sequence ATGTCTGAAGAAGAAGCCAAGGCTGAGGTCGAAGCGTTCCGCAAGAAGATTGGCGCGCTCAGGGAAGAGATCGCTCGCATCATCGTCGGGCACCGAGAGGTCGTCGACGGTGTCCTGACCTGCATGCTGGCCGGCTCGCACGCGCTGCTCGAAGGCGTGCCGGGTCTGGGCAAGACCATGCTCGTGCGCACGCTGGCGGACGCCGTGGGGCTGAACTTCTCGCGCATCCAGTTCACACCGGACCTGATGCCCGCCGACATCATCGGCACGACGGTGATCGAGGAGGCGGGCGGCGGCAAACATGCGTTCGAGTTCCGCAAGGGGCCGGTCTTCGCCAACATCGTCCTGGCCGACGAAATCAACCGCGCCACACCCAAGACCCAGAGCGCTCTGCTCGAGGCCATGCAGGAGCACCGCGTGACCGTGGGTCGAACGACCTACGTGATCGAGGAGCCCTACTTCGTGATGGCGACGCAGAACCCGCTGGAGATGGAGGGCACCTACCCGCTTCCCGAGGCGCAGCTCGACCGCTTCTTCTTCAAGCTGCAGGTGCCGTTTCCGAATCGCGAGGACCTGCACGCCATCATCGAGCGCACCACCACGGACTACTCCGCCAAGGTCGAGTCCGTCGTGAGTGCCGAAGACATCCTCGGCATGCAAGCGCTGGTGCGCACCGTGCCGGTGGCCCGCCACGTTCAGGACTACGCGGTGCGCCTGCTCCAGGCCACCCATCCGGACGGGCCGGACGCTCCGGAAAAGGTCCGGCGTTATGCGCGTGTTGGTGCGTCGCCGCGCGGCGCGCAGTCCGTGCTGCTCGCCGCCAAGATCCGGGCGCTCTTCGAGGGCAGGTTCGCCGCGAGCATCGACGACGTGAAGGCCAGCGCCGCCCCCGCGCTGCGGCATCGCATGCTGCTCAACTTCGAGGGCGAGGCCGAGGGTGTGAAGACGGACGACTGCATCCGTGAGATCCTCGAGGAGCTTCCGGAAGCCAAGACCTGA